A single Desulfovibrio gilichinskyi DNA region contains:
- a CDS encoding GGDEF domain-containing protein → MLQLIKKKSNSTNFPSTKKTSFIDGPGIGSLIQNVCRLNILYFAIQDFPILTEMYGTEWAENLEIQIRTEIENEGYNHLQHDEFHIFSFNSGEFFLLDPTECKAELSLEELAYQFKVNIENKVKSEQIGRTGNTITINSGHSFFHAAHTDNKSWSDFLSAIGEARLEAQNCTDISNMELSKEFCEIISLGKVSSHYQPIINLADKKIHAWEALARGPLNSPFRSPLTLFDMAEKLGKLFQLEKICREAAISSFGTINPQQKLFLNIHPRTIVDPNFSSGETRILLDRWNLKPENIVFEITERHSVKDFKTFRKTLEHYRNQGYMVAIDDAGTGYSGLSSIAEIKPDYIKLDQSFVNNIETSMVNRAIVETFTDFAEKIGGKLIVEGIETQSQAVAMIDMGVHMGQGYFFAKPAKIKPELTIEALNIKKSPDLKIDHNICGTPVKNLAIPVDSVELDTPVPVVQGFFEQGRSISSVIVVKNSIPCGLIMEYNLNKHLSGKFGVALYCNKPITSVMDDSPLSVDLETPVENVSKLAMARERKKAYDDIIVTKNDKLYGIVSVQRLLDNLAHAQVEMAKGTNPLTGLPGNLGIEREIERRMKEGKQYSIIYADLDNFKVYNDTYGFKSGDKIILLISRVITWATAKHGSDTDFIGHIGGDDFVQIISPEKAERICLAITRCFKRLVKTSYNAKDRTNGWMEGKGRDGTVSTFPLVSVSLAILDCTPEQSLFEIGEQAASLKKWAKSIEGNCWVRERRKI, encoded by the coding sequence ATGTTACAGCTTATCAAAAAAAAATCTAACTCGACAAACTTTCCATCAACCAAAAAAACGAGCTTCATTGATGGCCCGGGAATTGGAAGTTTAATTCAAAATGTATGCAGGCTTAATATTTTATACTTCGCAATTCAAGACTTTCCTATCTTAACTGAAATGTATGGAACGGAATGGGCTGAGAATCTTGAAATCCAAATCCGGACTGAAATTGAAAACGAAGGCTATAACCATTTACAACATGATGAGTTTCATATTTTTTCGTTCAACTCCGGAGAATTCTTTTTACTTGATCCAACTGAATGCAAAGCAGAGCTGTCCCTTGAAGAATTAGCTTATCAATTCAAGGTAAACATCGAAAACAAAGTAAAAAGTGAACAGATCGGGCGGACAGGGAATACTATCACCATAAACAGTGGACATTCTTTTTTTCATGCAGCCCATACTGATAATAAATCATGGTCCGATTTTCTATCGGCAATAGGTGAAGCCAGACTTGAGGCACAAAACTGTACAGACATTTCAAATATGGAATTAAGTAAAGAATTTTGTGAAATTATTTCTCTAGGCAAAGTTAGCAGCCATTATCAACCGATAATAAACTTGGCTGACAAAAAAATTCATGCGTGGGAAGCCCTTGCAAGAGGACCTTTAAACTCGCCCTTCCGCTCTCCTTTGACCTTGTTTGATATGGCTGAAAAACTCGGCAAACTCTTCCAGTTGGAAAAAATATGTCGAGAAGCCGCAATAAGCTCTTTCGGTACAATAAATCCTCAACAAAAACTATTCCTGAACATTCATCCCCGTACAATTGTCGACCCGAATTTTTCATCCGGTGAAACCAGAATTCTGCTTGATCGCTGGAATCTCAAGCCTGAAAATATAGTTTTTGAAATAACAGAACGACATAGTGTCAAAGATTTTAAAACATTTCGTAAAACGCTTGAGCACTACAGAAACCAAGGTTACATGGTCGCAATTGACGATGCGGGAACAGGATATTCCGGCCTTTCCTCCATTGCGGAGATCAAGCCTGATTATATCAAACTGGATCAGTCATTTGTTAATAACATTGAAACAAGCATGGTAAATCGCGCTATTGTAGAAACTTTTACAGATTTTGCTGAGAAAATCGGCGGCAAGTTAATTGTTGAAGGGATCGAAACACAATCTCAGGCAGTAGCGATGATAGACATGGGCGTTCACATGGGGCAGGGGTACTTCTTTGCGAAACCGGCAAAAATAAAACCGGAATTAACGATTGAAGCTCTTAACATCAAAAAATCTCCAGACTTAAAAATTGACCATAATATCTGCGGAACACCTGTAAAAAATCTGGCCATACCTGTTGATTCCGTTGAACTCGATACTCCTGTACCGGTCGTTCAAGGCTTTTTTGAGCAAGGCAGATCAATCAGCAGCGTTATTGTTGTAAAAAACAGTATCCCATGCGGATTGATCATGGAATATAATCTGAACAAACACCTTTCCGGGAAATTCGGAGTTGCACTTTATTGCAACAAACCGATTACCTCGGTCATGGATGATTCTCCGCTTTCAGTTGATTTAGAGACCCCCGTAGAAAACGTTTCAAAGCTGGCAATGGCGAGAGAAAGAAAGAAGGCATATGATGATATCATCGTAACGAAAAATGATAAATTATACGGGATTGTTTCCGTCCAGAGACTCTTGGATAACCTTGCTCATGCTCAGGTTGAAATGGCAAAAGGAACTAATCCGCTGACAGGTTTGCCCGGTAATCTCGGAATTGAAAGAGAAATTGAACGCCGCATGAAAGAAGGCAAACAATACAGTATAATTTATGCGGACCTAGACAATTTCAAAGTTTATAATGATACATACGGTTTTAAAAGCGGTGACAAAATAATTCTACTCATCAGCCGTGTAATTACCTGGGCTACAGCAAAACATGGATCAGATACGGATTTTATCGGTCATATCGGCGGTGACGACTTTGTTCAGATAATCTCACCGGAAAAAGCTGAAAGAATCTGTCTTGCTATTACCCGCTGCTTCAAAAGATTAGTTAAGACCAGCTACAATGCAAAAGACAGAACCAACGGCTGGATGGAAGGAAAAGGACGCGACGGAACCGTTTCAACATTCCCTCTGGTCTCTGTTTCGCTGGCGATTCTAGACTGCACTCCCGAACAATCACTTTTTGAAATAGGCGAACAAGCCGCATCACTCAAAAAATGGGCAAAATCCATCGAAGGAAATTGCTGGGTGCGCGAAAGACGCAAAATATAA
- a CDS encoding O-antigen ligase family protein: MTFLLSLFFFFRPIMFIDVGWLIFGLNITEFFAVFATFILIGAFILRVVVSKKLNISVVDLFIMFFIIWCFFIYVLYIDKSNIKDTAKFTLPFFTYIVMKNVITERRQYTRLILLMIYGFFIPVSLSAFLVLQGKGVDRVLYWNGLRRFLGVYVNSHNFGHCMAFVIMLMIIYTVVCSKDPDIKPLRQRKMLFLFFLVLGTLATYCLYKSYVRTALIGLMIFVYYYLFKKNKKLLLVLTGILAILGVIFATILYTIFFDMVDSASGRSKAESFGSGRPRIWMHNLEEFSNLSLDRQLAGVGEGNRKGIGVSSSSEDIWNSHNDFLEVMMQTGIVGLLIYLGMQLCILKKIRQLKDKERYVFLALFIAVNFMNFASNSYITRFGLGQLFYAVLSYIELPIYDYSKDIVEKETEKKIRY; encoded by the coding sequence ATGACTTTTTTATTGTCACTCTTCTTCTTTTTCCGCCCCATAATGTTTATCGATGTCGGTTGGCTGATTTTCGGTTTGAATATAACCGAATTTTTTGCCGTTTTTGCGACATTTATTCTCATAGGAGCTTTCATCCTTCGTGTTGTTGTTTCAAAAAAATTAAATATCTCTGTAGTTGATCTTTTTATTATGTTTTTTATTATATGGTGTTTTTTTATATACGTGCTGTATATTGATAAATCGAACATAAAAGATACAGCCAAATTTACTCTTCCTTTTTTTACATACATAGTAATGAAAAACGTTATTACTGAGCGAAGGCAATATACTCGTCTAATACTGTTAATGATATATGGTTTTTTTATTCCGGTTTCTTTGAGTGCATTTCTTGTTTTACAAGGTAAAGGTGTTGATAGAGTTTTATACTGGAATGGTCTGCGTCGTTTTCTAGGCGTGTATGTCAACTCTCACAATTTCGGTCACTGTATGGCTTTTGTCATTATGCTTATGATCATATACACCGTGGTTTGCTCTAAAGACCCTGACATAAAGCCTTTACGTCAAAGAAAAATGTTGTTTTTGTTTTTTCTGGTGCTGGGAACGCTTGCTACATATTGTTTATATAAGAGTTATGTGCGTACGGCCCTTATAGGATTGATGATTTTTGTTTATTATTATCTTTTTAAGAAAAATAAAAAATTATTACTTGTTCTTACAGGTATATTGGCAATTTTAGGGGTTATATTCGCAACGATTCTGTACACGATTTTCTTTGATATGGTTGATTCTGCAAGCGGGCGATCCAAAGCTGAATCGTTTGGTTCCGGTCGGCCTCGCATATGGATGCATAACCTGGAAGAATTTTCCAACCTGTCACTGGACCGCCAATTAGCAGGAGTAGGAGAAGGGAACAGAAAAGGGATCGGTGTTAGTTCTTCCAGTGAAGATATTTGGAACAGTCATAATGACTTTCTTGAAGTTATGATGCAGACGGGTATAGTAGGGCTGTTGATTTACTTAGGGATGCAGTTATGTATTCTCAAGAAAATCAGGCAACTTAAGGATAAAGAACGATACGTTTTTCTGGCTCTTTTTATCGCGGTTAATTTTATGAATTTTGCGAGTAACAGTTATATTACAAGATTTGGTCTAGGGCAGCTTTTTTATGCGGTCCTTTCGTATATTGAATTGCCGATTTATGATTACAGTAAGGATATTGTCGAGAAAGAGACGGAAAAAAAGATTCGTTATTAA
- a CDS encoding alginate lyase family protein produces the protein MKFDKFVWFVNRLKAMGPMEILYRLRNEGRAYLESVGFLTASKIPYTDLNSDGKIWLPMNGLKSVQQVIISSADLVLYEGMSFFALDEKFPCITPEWNTDPLTGVTCPLIFGKKLDFKNQSLCGDVKYLWEISRFLQIVPLSRAWHVTGDEKYIKSVHLMVESWLDQCPYMLGVNWSSSLEIGVRLINWSIAWQYIGGINSPLFEGVEGQKFRTRWLDSIFQHIHFIDAWYSKGSSANNHLIGEAAGVFAACTTWPFWKNCKKWKSRALKILEHEADNQVFSDGVDREQAISYQQFVIDFFMVSYLADKKSFSESYINTIEKMVSFIASMMNGTGQLPMIGDADDGNVTGLGLYSEFDTYESILATAGYLFSRDDFLSRSGKYDLKTVCLTGVDSNAVLPCISAENIPLKRSFENGGYYILGDNFSSKSELFIVVYSGPLGYGTLAAHGHADALSIYLTYKNREFLIDPGTYVYNGKPAWRKYFRGTAAHNTVRIDRCDQSEQGGDFLWKTHARSEGEIHFDQGIETFRGRHNGYERLKDSVTHERVVSLNKAGQQIVVQDHIHCKEAHFVETFWHFSEKCEVVFDGPHRIIASNNGVKLELHFGESAAVRIVCGDSEIPSGWVSRSFGVKVPSVTVVSEVQIGGDSSLITKILYSE, from the coding sequence ATGAAATTTGATAAGTTTGTCTGGTTTGTAAACAGGCTTAAGGCTATGGGGCCTATGGAAATTTTATATCGCTTACGCAATGAAGGCAGAGCGTACTTAGAATCTGTAGGCTTCTTGACGGCTTCTAAAATTCCTTACACTGATTTGAATAGTGATGGTAAAATCTGGCTTCCGATGAATGGGCTGAAGTCTGTTCAGCAAGTCATTATCTCTTCGGCAGATTTGGTTTTATATGAAGGGATGTCTTTTTTTGCTCTTGATGAAAAATTCCCCTGCATTACTCCTGAGTGGAACACTGATCCGCTGACGGGGGTGACTTGTCCACTTATATTTGGCAAGAAATTAGATTTTAAAAATCAATCACTTTGCGGCGACGTCAAATATCTTTGGGAAATTTCTAGATTCCTTCAAATAGTTCCTTTATCCCGAGCGTGGCATGTTACGGGTGATGAAAAATACATTAAATCAGTTCATTTGATGGTTGAGTCATGGCTTGACCAGTGCCCGTATATGCTGGGAGTAAATTGGAGCAGTTCGCTGGAGATAGGAGTCAGGCTCATAAACTGGAGCATTGCATGGCAGTATATCGGAGGGATTAATTCTCCTTTGTTTGAAGGCGTTGAGGGGCAGAAATTCCGCACGCGATGGCTTGATTCTATTTTTCAGCATATACATTTCATTGACGCATGGTATTCAAAAGGATCGTCAGCCAATAATCACCTGATAGGTGAAGCTGCCGGAGTTTTTGCAGCATGCACAACTTGGCCGTTTTGGAAGAATTGTAAAAAGTGGAAATCCAGAGCATTAAAAATACTTGAACATGAAGCAGACAATCAGGTCTTTTCGGATGGAGTTGATAGGGAACAGGCCATTTCATATCAGCAATTTGTTATTGATTTTTTCATGGTTTCCTATCTGGCAGACAAAAAATCATTTTCTGAGTCTTACATCAATACTATAGAGAAGATGGTCAGTTTCATTGCGTCTATGATGAATGGAACCGGACAGTTGCCGATGATCGGGGATGCTGACGATGGAAATGTGACCGGTCTCGGATTATATTCTGAATTTGATACGTATGAATCCATCCTTGCAACTGCTGGGTATTTGTTTTCACGTGATGATTTTTTAAGTCGATCCGGGAAATATGATCTTAAAACCGTGTGTTTAACAGGGGTGGACAGTAATGCTGTTTTACCTTGTATCTCTGCGGAAAATATTCCTCTTAAGCGTAGTTTTGAAAATGGCGGTTATTATATTTTAGGTGACAACTTTTCTTCAAAGTCAGAACTTTTTATTGTTGTTTACTCCGGTCCGCTTGGCTATGGAACTCTTGCTGCGCACGGACATGCAGATGCTTTATCCATATATTTGACCTACAAAAACCGCGAATTTTTAATTGACCCCGGGACATATGTTTATAATGGGAAACCAGCATGGCGCAAATATTTTCGCGGAACCGCTGCGCATAATACAGTGCGGATAGACAGGTGTGATCAAAGCGAGCAGGGAGGAGATTTTTTATGGAAAACTCATGCCCGTTCGGAAGGTGAAATCCATTTTGATCAAGGTATTGAGACTTTTCGCGGCAGACATAACGGTTATGAGCGGTTAAAAGATTCTGTGACGCATGAAAGAGTGGTATCGCTTAATAAAGCTGGTCAGCAAATTGTTGTTCAGGATCATATACATTGTAAAGAAGCTCATTTTGTGGAAACATTTTGGCATTTCAGTGAAAAGTGTGAAGTTGTATTTGATGGACCGCATAGAATTATTGCTTCAAATAATGGTGTAAAGCTGGAATTGCATTTCGGAGAATCAGCTGCAGTGCGAATAGTCTGTGGAGATTCTGAAATTCCTTCAGGATGGGTTTCGCGTAGTTTTGGAGTGAAAGTTCCAAGCGTAACAGTTGTTTCAGAAGTGCAAATCGGTGGTGATTCTTCTTTAATTACAAAAATACTTTATTCAGAATGA
- the xrtD gene encoding VPLPA-CTERM-specific exosortase XrtD — MAAILAFLSVVAAWIVLYFDSFPALIRRWNNDDYSYCWIVVPLALYLAWQRRDMLPRILIPSLKSGYGALLAVAFFYLIGKAASVDALVFVSMWLSIVAVVLFIFGLKSMKALFFPLVVLAFFIPPPPFINRMLTFKLRLISSDLSVRIMQFIDIPVYREGNVIDLGMIKLHVVDACSGLRYVFPTILLGILMGYWFNKKPWQRFVVFAATVPTAIATNALRIAIVGYIARNISVETADNFFHEASGIIIYLLSISFLVMLSLVLNLFGSDEPVKRVQASSLYRKDRPNSTIHVTVTALFLAGIFMFNGTLLSARVIPERMSFDNFPMNIGKYTGERQYFSDEILESLGADDYFTGVYQNKITGRNILVLASYYNFQEPQRAAHNPVSCLLGGGGWGLSSSKDLPPDPEDGRPFRVRSLLLEKPGSRLLALYWFQQRGRIITNEYLNKAYLALDSIQKHRTDGALIRIELLLKDGETVQHGQQVLNSFIGNFSVILDKYIPK; from the coding sequence GTGGCTGCTATTCTCGCTTTTTTAAGTGTCGTTGCTGCATGGATTGTGCTTTATTTTGACTCATTTCCAGCCCTCATCAGGCGTTGGAACAACGATGATTATTCCTATTGCTGGATTGTTGTTCCGCTGGCTCTTTATCTCGCGTGGCAGCGAAGAGACATGCTTCCTAGGATTTTAATTCCTTCATTAAAATCAGGCTATGGGGCTTTGCTTGCAGTTGCTTTTTTTTACTTGATAGGGAAAGCAGCCTCTGTTGATGCGTTAGTCTTCGTTTCAATGTGGCTGTCTATTGTTGCTGTGGTGCTTTTTATTTTCGGCCTAAAATCAATGAAAGCATTGTTTTTCCCTTTAGTGGTTCTTGCTTTTTTTATCCCGCCACCGCCTTTTATCAACAGAATGCTTACTTTTAAATTGCGGCTCATTTCTTCTGACCTGTCAGTAAGAATCATGCAGTTTATTGATATTCCGGTATACAGGGAAGGCAACGTAATAGATTTAGGTATGATAAAGCTCCACGTAGTAGACGCCTGCAGTGGACTTCGCTATGTTTTCCCGACTATTTTGTTGGGTATTCTTATGGGTTATTGGTTTAACAAGAAACCTTGGCAACGATTTGTTGTTTTTGCTGCGACGGTTCCGACTGCTATTGCCACTAATGCTTTACGCATTGCGATAGTCGGATACATAGCGCGCAATATATCAGTTGAGACTGCGGATAACTTTTTTCACGAAGCTTCCGGAATAATAATTTATCTTCTTTCAATTTCCTTTTTAGTAATGCTCAGTTTAGTTTTGAATCTCTTCGGCTCGGATGAGCCTGTAAAACGGGTTCAAGCTTCTTCCTTGTACCGCAAAGATAGACCGAACTCGACAATACATGTTACGGTTACGGCTCTTTTTTTAGCTGGAATTTTTATGTTCAATGGAACGCTGCTATCTGCAAGAGTTATCCCTGAGCGCATGTCGTTCGATAATTTTCCAATGAATATCGGGAAATACACAGGTGAAAGACAGTATTTCAGCGATGAAATACTTGAGTCATTAGGGGCAGATGACTATTTCACAGGGGTTTACCAAAATAAAATCACAGGTAGAAATATTCTTGTTCTGGCCTCTTATTACAATTTCCAAGAACCTCAGCGGGCTGCACATAATCCTGTCAGTTGTCTCTTAGGCGGAGGCGGTTGGGGGTTGTCATCTTCAAAAGATCTTCCACCTGACCCGGAAGACGGAAGGCCGTTCCGCGTCAGGAGTTTATTGCTTGAAAAGCCGGGGTCAAGGCTGCTAGCCTTGTATTGGTTTCAGCAGCGAGGTAGAATTATTACAAATGAATATTTGAACAAAGCATATCTTGCGCTTGATTCTATTCAAAAACATCGCACAGACGGAGCTTTGATCCGTATAGAACTGCTTTTAAAAGATGGAGAAACTGTCCAGCACGGGCAGCAGGTGCTTAATTCATTTATTGGTAACTTCTCGGTAATATTAGACAAATATATCCCAAAATAA
- a CDS encoding tetratricopeptide repeat protein, translating to MRKHLILWILMVVILSLFAGCEKRREEFYNKAVEYYQQKKFTEARLELKNALAIDPECGECRLLFGKLALEDGDFQSAFINFKYATEFDPNLIEAKVELSSLYLLAKDYDNAEDMARKVLNVDSSNVKARLVLSSVLAEYKKYDEAEKMLTVVLNEDPGNADIYLALSKLYYQQNNFDKAEAVLIKGVSTIPSSTALLMNISAFYRDIKEPQKSEKFVEQMLKAGNEEPRLVLFASEYYSSIGMTKHAEELMAGLVGKYPEKDDYRVLYARLLSAGKKYDLAIATIKDGLSLNNASLKLRSALSNVYLNQGNQTEAVAVLESGAVIDPESADNVVYRKKLATLYLDMNEAGKSLEQLNLVVERNPKDGEAHYLRGQIYLLEGKGQEAVSEFRQVLRDNPQSAPAFVLLAKAHLANDDVGIAIENLKDAISLDPGYAPAREALINAYLDRKDWQQAILELQRLKEKRPDDINILAAIGDVYTIKGDYNLAHRSFTDIVTRFPKSSVGSLKLAELAQKEGKKSLAEQYYNDALNIAPDSLAAIQGKIDILLDQNKYTAAIQFCDKMLKQYPDNARLYEMLGKVQSRRGNFDEAEESYSKAVEFAPNWLVPYMRIGDLYVAQHEIKKGLAKFEDVVKTDETNPAPLFILGLLYEQEDNYKKAKETYSRLLVKFPGFKLAANNLAYLLAAHFSDNGADMAQALKFAKIAASSQNPESLDTLGYVLYLKGEYEESLHVLNTALQIAPEFSAALYHKALVFSRNGKKDEAKKILTNLLKTQDDFPEKEEVKSLLARL from the coding sequence ATGCGTAAACACTTAATTCTATGGATTTTAATGGTTGTAATTTTATCTCTTTTTGCCGGGTGCGAGAAGCGACGTGAAGAATTTTATAATAAAGCCGTAGAATATTACCAACAAAAAAAGTTTACCGAAGCCCGGTTGGAATTAAAAAATGCATTAGCTATTGATCCGGAGTGCGGTGAGTGCCGGCTGCTTTTTGGCAAGCTTGCTTTGGAAGACGGTGATTTTCAAAGTGCCTTTATTAATTTCAAATATGCAACGGAGTTTGATCCCAACTTGATTGAAGCGAAAGTTGAGCTCAGCAGTCTTTATCTGCTGGCGAAAGATTATGATAATGCCGAAGATATGGCCCGTAAGGTTCTGAATGTTGACTCGTCTAATGTTAAAGCACGTTTAGTTTTATCTTCTGTTCTTGCAGAGTATAAAAAGTATGATGAAGCTGAGAAAATGTTGACTGTTGTTTTAAATGAAGATCCTGGAAATGCTGATATCTATCTTGCGCTCAGTAAACTTTATTACCAGCAGAATAATTTTGATAAGGCTGAAGCCGTTTTAATTAAAGGCGTTTCTACAATTCCTTCCAGCACTGCATTGCTTATGAATATTTCTGCTTTTTACAGAGATATTAAAGAACCGCAGAAATCTGAAAAATTTGTGGAACAAATGCTTAAAGCTGGGAACGAAGAACCGCGCTTGGTTCTTTTCGCATCCGAGTATTATTCGTCGATAGGTATGACAAAACACGCTGAAGAGTTGATGGCAGGTCTTGTCGGTAAATATCCCGAAAAAGATGATTATAGAGTCTTATATGCACGACTGCTGTCTGCAGGTAAAAAGTATGATTTGGCTATAGCAACTATTAAAGACGGTTTGAGCCTGAATAATGCCTCTTTAAAGCTTCGTTCTGCTTTATCCAATGTTTATTTGAATCAGGGAAATCAGACTGAAGCTGTAGCCGTACTTGAATCTGGAGCAGTAATTGATCCGGAAAGTGCGGATAATGTTGTTTATCGCAAAAAACTTGCGACTTTATATCTTGATATGAATGAAGCAGGAAAGTCTTTGGAACAGCTGAACCTTGTTGTTGAACGCAATCCTAAAGATGGTGAAGCTCATTACTTAAGAGGCCAGATCTATCTTCTTGAGGGGAAAGGGCAGGAGGCTGTTTCAGAATTCAGGCAGGTGTTGAGGGATAATCCTCAAAGTGCTCCGGCCTTTGTTCTGCTTGCAAAAGCACATCTTGCAAATGATGACGTAGGAATAGCAATTGAAAATTTAAAGGATGCTATCTCGCTTGATCCTGGATACGCTCCGGCCCGTGAAGCGTTGATAAATGCGTATCTTGATCGCAAGGACTGGCAGCAGGCTATCTTGGAACTTCAACGCTTAAAAGAAAAACGTCCTGATGATATTAATATTCTCGCTGCTATAGGAGATGTGTACACAATAAAAGGAGATTACAATCTTGCTCATAGGTCATTTACTGACATTGTAACCCGTTTCCCAAAGTCATCAGTTGGTTCGTTGAAGTTAGCCGAACTTGCACAAAAAGAAGGGAAAAAATCCTTAGCTGAACAATACTACAACGATGCTCTTAATATCGCTCCTGATTCACTGGCTGCAATCCAAGGCAAGATTGATATTTTACTTGATCAGAATAAATATACTGCTGCTATTCAGTTTTGTGACAAAATGCTGAAGCAGTATCCAGATAACGCAAGATTATATGAGATGCTTGGAAAAGTGCAGAGCCGCAGAGGCAACTTTGATGAGGCTGAGGAAAGTTATTCTAAAGCTGTTGAATTTGCTCCGAACTGGTTAGTTCCCTACATGAGAATCGGCGACCTTTATGTCGCACAGCATGAAATCAAGAAGGGACTTGCAAAGTTTGAGGATGTTGTAAAAACAGATGAAACAAATCCGGCTCCATTGTTTATTCTCGGTTTACTTTATGAGCAGGAAGATAATTATAAAAAAGCGAAAGAGACTTATTCGCGCTTATTAGTTAAATTCCCTGGATTCAAACTTGCTGCCAATAATCTTGCTTATCTGTTGGCCGCGCATTTCTCAGATAATGGTGCAGATATGGCGCAGGCATTAAAATTTGCTAAAATAGCAGCAAGCAGCCAAAATCCTGAATCTCTCGATACTTTAGGATATGTGCTGTACTTAAAAGGGGAATATGAAGAATCTCTCCATGTATTAAATACTGCTTTGCAAATTGCTCCTGAGTTTTCTGCAGCCTTGTATCATAAGGCTTTGGTCTTTTCTCGGAATGGTAAAAAAGATGAAGCTAAGAAAATATTAACGAACTTGCTTAAAACTCAGGATGATTTTCCTGAAAAGGAAGAAGTTAAGAGCCTTCTTGCAAGATTATAG
- a CDS encoding undecaprenyl-phosphate glucose phosphotransferase: protein MNRKFRVPAGMLKPVHRILDAAFGVGVLLVLYFYFWPQPFAGKSPQIALLIVTTTVLILSNFQMVGVYKDWASSDIVSECNRIILGVFFVFATMLMLGYFFKVSSLYSRRVILLWLFIWPAVICSERFLVKKIFFKWLLDNGGSTSVVIAGTGKIGASLADWISDNPWAGMRVEGFFDPEDSHCGGSSFCLGSIDELPKYVKNNNIQLVYLALPMREEPLLNKLLHGLEDSTAQVFFFPDMSLFKHLMGGDVARVAGQTAIVLRSSPFAGVSGVLKRSEDLILGFLILLAIFPVMLLIALGLKLTSKGPVFFKQWRYGLEGEPFQIFKFRTMKVLEDGYDFVPATENDARITRFGSFLRKNSLDELPQFLNVLKGNMSVVGPRPHAVKMNEEYRRLVSGYMLRHISKPGITGLAQINGYKGEVHNDEDMKKRISYDIEYLQNWSVFLDLEIIVKTIFKFAWRQ from the coding sequence GTGAATAGAAAATTCAGAGTTCCTGCTGGGATGTTGAAACCTGTTCATAGAATTTTGGATGCCGCTTTTGGTGTCGGTGTTCTGCTTGTTTTATATTTTTATTTCTGGCCTCAGCCGTTTGCCGGTAAATCTCCTCAGATTGCTTTGCTTATTGTTACGACGACTGTTCTGATATTATCAAATTTTCAGATGGTTGGGGTCTATAAAGACTGGGCCAGTTCAGATATTGTTTCTGAATGCAACCGGATAATCCTTGGTGTCTTCTTTGTTTTTGCAACCATGCTTATGCTTGGTTACTTCTTTAAAGTTTCCAGCCTGTATTCACGACGTGTCATACTGCTCTGGCTGTTCATTTGGCCGGCAGTAATATGTTCAGAACGGTTTTTAGTTAAGAAAATTTTCTTTAAATGGCTTTTGGATAATGGCGGCAGTACGAGTGTTGTTATTGCCGGAACAGGTAAAATAGGCGCGTCTTTGGCAGATTGGATTTCAGATAATCCTTGGGCTGGAATGCGTGTTGAAGGTTTTTTCGATCCAGAAGACAGTCATTGCGGAGGATCTTCTTTTTGCCTTGGAAGTATAGATGAACTGCCGAAATATGTTAAAAACAATAATATTCAACTTGTGTATCTGGCTTTACCAATGAGGGAAGAACCTCTTTTAAATAAGCTTCTGCATGGTCTTGAAGATTCTACCGCACAAGTCTTTTTTTTCCCGGATATGTCTCTGTTTAAGCATCTTATGGGTGGTGATGTTGCCCGCGTTGCCGGTCAAACAGCCATTGTCTTGAGATCTTCCCCTTTTGCAGGAGTCAGTGGGGTTCTTAAGCGGAGTGAAGATTTGATATTGGGTTTTTTAATTCTGCTCGCAATCTTTCCGGTTATGCTGCTGATTGCGCTTGGTTTGAAACTTACTTCAAAGGGGCCTGTTTTTTTCAAGCAATGGCGTTACGGCCTTGAAGGGGAGCCTTTTCAAATTTTTAAATTCAGAACGATGAAAGTTCTGGAAGATGGCTATGATTTTGTTCCGGCAACTGAAAATGACGCGCGTATTACACGTTTCGGCTCATTTCTGCGTAAAAACAGCCTTGATGAATTGCCACAGTTTTTGAATGTGTTGAAAGGGAATATGTCGGTAGTAGGGCCTCGTCCTCATGCTGTAAAAATGAATGAGGAATACAGAAGACTTGTTTCCGGATATATGCTCCGGCATATTTCAAAGCCAGGGATTACAGGTCTTGCTCAGATAAACGGATACAAAGGTGAAGTTCATAATGATGAAGATATGAAGAAAAGAATTTCATATGATATTGAATACTTGCAAAACTGGTCTGTATTTTTAGATTTGGAAATTATTGTTAAAACAATTTTTAAGTTTGCGTGGCGGCAATAG